GGCGTCTTCTTCACCCTGCACGACCCGACCACCCTCGATCGCCAGGGGGCCGACGTGGGGACCCAGTACCGTTCCGTCATCTTCCCCCACTCGAAGGAGCAGGAGGTCGAAGCGCGCGAGGTCATGGCGGCGCTCGGCGCCTCGGGTGACTACGACGCTCCGATCGTGACCACCATCGAGCCGCTGCAGCGCTTCTACCCCGCCGAGGAGTACCACCAGAACTACTTCGCGCGCAATCCCGAGCAGCCCTACTGCCAGCTGGTGGTCGCGGGCAAGGTCGCCAAGGTTCGCGCGGCGTACTTCGAACGGCTCAAACGCTGAAGCGCCGGACCAATCGGTCCGGCGCTCGCGTGAACTGCCCTTAGAGCAGGGGCTTGATGTCCTTCATGAAGGCGTCCTTGATGCCCTCCTCGGTCTGGGCGGGCAGGCCGACGTACTTCTTCACGATGCGGCCCTCGCGGTCCACGACGAAGGTGGTGGGGATGCCCCGGATCCCGCCGTAGGCGTTCGACACCTCGTCGTTGCCGATCAGGACGGGGTAGTTCATCTTGTGTTCCTTGACGAACGGCGCCACGACCTTGTCACCCTCGCGATCGAGCGAGATGCCGATGATCTCGACGCCCTTGCCCTTCAGCTCGTCGTACATTTCGACGAAGTGCGGGATCTCGGCGCGGCAGGGGGGGCACCATGTGGCCCAGAAGTTCACGAGGCGGACCTTGCCCTTGAAGTCGGACAGGCGCACGGTCTTGCCGTCGCCCGAGCGGGGCAGCGCGAAGTCGGCGGCCTTCGCCTGGGCGGCGACGGCAGGCGACTCGCCTGTTGGGATGAAGCGGGGGGCGACGATCGCGCCGAGCGCGACCAGGCCGAGGGCGATCGGGAGCAGCGCTTTGAACTTCGCCATGGTGATGGTCTTCTCCTCTGTCTCGAGAGCGAGTGGTTGGTCCCTCAAAGCTACCGGAGCCTGTAGTTTTCCGCAAGCGTCCCTCGCTTGGACTCTCGCCTCGCTTGAGGGGTTCCCGCCCCAATAGGGAAAGGCCCCATCCTTCGACGGAGCCTTCGAGGGGGGCTTGGCGGTGCAGTATTCTAACTTTTTTGAGTGAAATGGAGATGATTTAGAGAGATTCTTTATCAGCTCTTGGTCGCTTCGATTGAGCTAGCGATATTAATCGAGATGGCTAAGAAGCCGGATTCAGGTCAATTGAGCTCGTTTCTAGCAGCGGCGTTGTTCA
The Pantanalinema sp. genome window above contains:
- the msrA gene encoding peptide-methionine (S)-S-oxide reductase MsrA, yielding MTTQRQEQATFGGGCFWCLEAAFGELKGVASVVSGYAGGTVENPTYQAVCTGRTGHAEVVRITYDPAVIGYRDLLGVFFTLHDPTTLDRQGADVGTQYRSVIFPHSKEQEVEAREVMAALGASGDYDAPIVTTIEPLQRFYPAEEYHQNYFARNPEQPYCQLVVAGKVAKVRAAYFERLKR
- a CDS encoding TlpA disulfide reductase family protein, yielding MAKFKALLPIALGLVALGAIVAPRFIPTGESPAVAAQAKAADFALPRSGDGKTVRLSDFKGKVRLVNFWATWCPPCRAEIPHFVEMYDELKGKGVEIIGISLDREGDKVVAPFVKEHKMNYPVLIGNDEVSNAYGGIRGIPTTFVVDREGRIVKKYVGLPAQTEEGIKDAFMKDIKPLL